In Triticum urartu cultivar G1812 chromosome 6, Tu2.1, whole genome shotgun sequence, the following proteins share a genomic window:
- the LOC125516828 gene encoding serine carboxypeptidase 24-like, whose translation MHANTTRIPYRWTACSDVLIKTWNDSELSMLPTYRMLIKAGIRIWVFSGDTDSVVPVTATRFSLSHLGLKTKIRWYPWYSAGQVGGWSEVYEGLTFASVRGAGHEVPLFQPRRAFRMFVSFLSGKPLPKS comes from the exons ATGCACGCCAACACCACCAGGATACCCTACAGATGGACCGCCTGCAG TGATGTGCTCATCAAGACATGGAACGACTCCGAGTTGTCGATGCTGCCCACGTACAGGATGCTGATCAAGGCTGGGATTAGGATATGGGTGTTCAG CGGCGACACGGACTCGGTTGTCCCGGTGACAGCGACCAGGTTTTCACTCAGCCACCTTGGTCTCAAGACTAAGATCCGCTGGTACCCATGGTACTCAGCCGGTCAG GTAGGAGGGTGGTCTGAGGTGTATGAAGGGCTGACATTTGCGTCGGTGAGAGGCGCGGGGCACGAGGTGCCATTGTTCCAGCCAAGGAGGGCGTTCAGAATGTTCGTGTCATTCCTGTCTGGGAAGCCACTGCCCAAATCCTGA
- the LOC125516829 gene encoding cytochrome c oxidase copper chaperone 2-like, with protein MLKARGIIGPIYGLNLHPPIYSELRAAPPAVTDSKPKKKICCACPDTKRLRDECIVEYGESACTKWIEAHKQCLRAEGFKV; from the exons ATGTTAAAGGCCCGTGGAATAATTGGCCCCATTTATGGCCTGAATTTGCATCCG CCCATATATAGTGAGTTGCGAGCCGCCCCTCCTGCTGTCACTGACTCGAAGCCGAAGAAGAAGATATGTTGCGCTTGCCCCGACACCAAGAGGCTGAGAGATGAGTGCATCGTCGAGTACGGGGAGTCTGCGTGCACCAAGTGGATCGAGGCTCACAAGCAATGCCTCCGTGCCGAGGGGTTCAAGGTCTGA